A single Botrytis cinerea B05.10 chromosome 1, complete sequence DNA region contains:
- the Bcboa7 gene encoding Bcboa7 has product MYQRLKEINFRKPLELEWNSIFLILGFFVLAAILIAWTQRPDEELLLERLKDLDLPIVGVGPNINVSESLEIGTQTYPNSPYVVPADRVPIVILPNSAINIIKSLPEAKISFEKEVYARHLAHLLLKKDQKIFSEPILNSIKQDLTRNISKTLDTLWDEVDYAFEKNIGTLPDDDDGWKNVSVYGKVLNVVALLSGRVFVGAPLCRDEEWIKATIAYTIILGVTVGMLWKRPWWQRKILAPLYFRTLVGVHKKAEELLKPLLEREAALDPSEWEKKAGEQNDGQLIRWLLSHTPQKGGKIDVKQLAHDQLTVSLAAIHTTSITISHLLYDLATYPEHVAPLRTELESVIADHKTAGGNGKLSKVELTKLWKMDSFIKESQRLNPPILVQMRRYLTSPLALPSGHILPSGTFCGVDAQMTNRTVPYYEASPITHQQTPFDTFDGFRFSKLRSVPGNENRYQFVTSSTESLNFGHGTHACPGRFFASNEIKIAFAEVLLKWDVRLKPGEGRPANLYTDTNVMPNMKGEVQMRRRELI; this is encoded by the exons ATGTATCAAAGATTGAAGGAAATCAATTTTCGAAAGCCTCTGGAATTAGAATGGAACAGTATCTTTTTGATCTTGGGATTCTTTGTTCTAGCTGCCATCTTAATTGCATGGACTCAGAGGCCCGATGAAGAGTTGCTGCTCGAGAGGTTAAAAGATCTCGATTTACCGATTGTAGGAGTGGGACCAAATATCAATGTTAGCGAGTCGCTAGAAATCGGCACTCAAACT TACCCAAATTCGCCATACGTTGTACCGGCCGATCGTGTTCCCATTGTCATTCTGCCAAACTCAGCCATCAACATCATAAAGTCTCTCCCAGAAGCAAAGAtatcatttgaaaaagaagtgtACGCTCGACATCTGGCTCACCTCTTGCTCAAAAAAGACCAGAAAATTTTCTCCGAGCCGATTCTTAATTCAATCAAGCAGGACCTTACTCGGAACATTTCGAAAACCCTTGATACGTTATGGGATGAGGTAGACTACGCATTCGAAAAGAACATCGGAACTTTGCCAGATGACGACGACGGATGGAAGAACGTGTCAGTGTATGGCAAGGTACTGAATGTGGTTGCATTGTTATCTGGAAGAGTATTTGTTGGTGCGCCGCTGTGCCGTGACGAAGAGTGGATCAAAGCGACGATTGCATACACGATAATCCTCGGGGTAACAGTTGGAATGCTCTGGAAACGCCCTTGGTGGCAACGTAAAATTCTGGCACCCCTATATTTCCGAACTTTAGTTGGTGTGCACAAGAAAGCCGAAGAACTGTTGAAACCACTCCTTGAACGCGAAGCCGCACTCGATCCCTCAGAGTGGGAAAAGAAAGCCGGAGAACAAAATGATGGACAACTTATCAGATGGTTACTATCACATACCCCGCAGAAGGGTGGAAAGATAGATGTGAAGCAATTGGCCCATGATCAATTGACAGTGAGCTTAGCTGCTATTCACACCACCAGCATTACGATATCCCATCTCTTATATGACCTGGCAACCTATCCCGAACATGTAGCTCCGCTCCGAACAGAATTGGAATCAGTCATTGCCGACCACAAAACAGCTgggggaaatggaaaattgagTAAGGTAGAATTGACCAAATTGTGGAAGATGGATAGTTTTATCAAAGAGTCGCAGAGACTTAACCCACCAATTCTTG TCCAGATGCGTCGATATCTCACCTCACCACTGGCTCTACCCTCGGGTCATATCCTTCCATCAGGAACATTTTGTGGAGTAGATGCACAAATGACAAATCGCACAGTTCCATACTATGAGGCTTCTCCAATAACGCACCAGCAAACACCGTTCGACACATTTGATGGATTCCGCTTCAGCAAACTGCGATCTGTGCCaggaaatgaaaatcgatatcaattcGTTACGTCCAGTACAGAGAGTTTGAACTTTGGGCATG GAACTCATGCGTGCCCTGGGCGCTTCTTTGCAAGCAACGAAATCAAGATTGCTTTTGCAGAGGTGTTGTTGAAATGGGACGTGAGACTCAAACCGGGAGAAGGAAGGCCAGCGAATTTGTACACTGACACAAACGTGATGCCGAACATGAAAGGAGAGGTgcagatgagaagaagagagttAATTTGA
- the Bcboa8 gene encoding Bcboa8, with amino-acid sequence MNISFVDHSINDKKKTISRPNPSINIAIMTQTSQMKVVIVGGSIAGLTLAHCLSRYGIDYIILERRHDIAPQVGASVSLMPNGSRILDQLGMFDAVSENIEPCVFMQTWDENGRLLSETDAPILTGKRLGYTITFLERETLLEILYRHLPDKSKVLTGKYVRSIEQDSKEAVVICEDGSRYSGDVIAGADGIHSTIRSEMRRQIAKEGTTKDLEALKRDEIALSAEYSCLFGISKPIPGLEIGHTHRSSGKGASTLLFGGVDGKLYWFLFTKNEERTFGDGIPRYKKGDETNHVAKYMHHHVSGNILLSEVWKNRIVANFVTIEEMENEHWNWNRVACLGDSIHKMTPNLGQGANCAIESAAEMANSLAKALRDDGSKPAIEDINSALSLYHQKRNVRANLIVKAANKFTRVEALATTGDWVASMFIIPRLGDILADRGAKVQVGATKLDCLPMPKRALEGTMPWSTNSGIGKEENRKRRAQLALPLILIALWFFWKKTPEPKGFPVTKTFSEVKLDMLSSIANAIPFATIWTIESYRRGNALTVANIFPTAFLLLAQKLGIELVAPIYFFFHYVQSPQENFAALDNRLTNIAFAKILPLAILSIFLGPSYCIWSSIELESAQWIYDNAWYWYPVYLTMFLRILKFIVKDTTRLNRIYKPTADLSYLRISYSISILICAAFYLYGSLSSSTSIAFLTQELQPPIQPIQAILGAFSELWAAKQTSLYGAAFYWTFLHFADLKFVGKSKQSWLLILTIFLSSTFLAGPGVGLIVMWAWREEIMAKKHVVPE; translated from the exons ATGAACATATCCTTCGTAGACCATAGCATAAAtgacaagaaaaaaacaatatccaGACCCAATCCTTCAATCAACATTGCTATCATGACTCAAACTTCCCAAATGAAAGTTGTAATAGTAGGCGGATCGATCGCAGGCCTAACCCTCGCACACTGTCTATCACGCTATGGAATCGACTACATCATTCTCGAACGCCGCCACGATATAGCGCCACAAGTAGGCGCTTCAGTAAGTTTGATGCCTAATGGATCACGAATTTTAGATCAATTGGGAATGTTTGATGCGGTCTCGGAAAACATTGAACCTTGTGTTTTTATGCAGACATGGGATGAGAACGGGAGGTTGCTTTCTGAAACTGATGCGCCGATTTTGACGGGAAAGAG ATTGGGTTACACGATAACGTTCTTGGAAAGGGAGACacttttggaaattttgtaTCGACACCTTCCCGATAAATCGAAAGTTCTGACTGGCAAATATGTCAGGTCAATTGAACAAGATAGTAAAGAAGCGGTTGTTATTTGCGAAGATGGATCAAGGTATTCTGGAGATGTGATTGCAGGTGCAGATGGCATCCATAGCACTATAAGATCAGAAATGCGAAGACAGATCGCAAAGGAGGGAACGACAAAAGATCTTGAAGCGTTgaaaagagatgaaattgCTCTTTCGGCAGAATACAGTTGTTTGTTCGGAATCTCTAAACCAATTCCAGGATTGGAAATCGGACATACGCATCGCAGTTCAGGAAAGGGCGCTTCGACTCTATTGTTTGGTGGCGTGGATGGAAAATTATATTGGTTTCTGTTCAccaagaatgaagaaagaacatTTGGTGATGGCATTCCACGCTATAAAAAAGGCGATGAAACTAATCATGTAGCAAAATACATGCATCATCACGTATCGGGCAACATTCTCCTTTCCGAAGTGTGGAAAAATCGTATCGTGGCAAATTTTGTCACCATcgaggaaatggagaatgaaCACTGGAATTGGAATCGCGTTGCATGTCTTGGAGATTCCATACACAAG ATGACACCAAATCTTGGCCAAGGAGCAAATTGTGCAATTGAAAGTGCAGCAGAAATGGCTAATAGTCTAGCGAAAGCGCTGAGAGACGACGGCAGTAAACCTGctattgaagatatcaacAGCGCTTTATCGCTCTATCATCAGAAACGTAACGTAAGAGCAAATTTGATCGTGAAAGCAGCAAACAAATTTACTCGTGTAGAAGCACTTGCTACGACGGGTGATTGGGTCGCATCTATGTTTATAATTCCACGCTTAGGAGATATTCTTGCCGACCGAGGTGCAAAGGTTCAGGTTGGAGCTACGAAATTGGACTGTCTGCCGATGCCAAAAAGAGCATTGGAAGGGACAATGCCTTGGAGTACGAACTCTGGTATTGGAAAGGAGGAGAATCGAAAGCGAAGAGCCCAGCTTGCATTGCCATTAATTCTCATCGCTCTTTGGTTCTTCTGGAAGAAAACACCAGAACCAAAGGGATTTCCAGTGACGAAAACCTTCTCAGAGGTGAAATTGGACATGCTGAGCTCTATTGCCAATGCCATACCATTTGCAACCATCTGGACAATTGAAAGTTACCGTCGCGGAAACGCTCTCACCGTAGCGAATATCTT CCCTACCGCATTCCTTTTGCTGGCTCAAAAGCTTGGAATTGAACTCGTTGCTccaatctatttcttttttcactACGTTCAATCACCGCAGGAAAATTTTGCGGCCCTTGATAATCGACTGACAAATATAGCTTTCGCAAAAATATTGCCTCTGGCAATACTTTCGATTTTCTTGGGTCCCTCCTATTGCATATGGAGCTCTATCGAGCTTGAGTCTGCGCAATGGATATACGACAATGCTTGGTATTGGTATCCAGTCTACTTGACCATGTTTTTGAGAATTCTAAAATTTATCGTGAAGGACACTACTCGACTAAACAGGATATACAAGCCTACAGCAGATTTGTCGTATCTACGGATTTCATACAGCATTTCCATTCTTATTTGTGCAGCGTTTTATCTGTACGGAAGCCTCAGTAGTTCAACATCGATAGCTTTCCTCACTCAAGAGCTGCAACCTCCAATTCAGCCGATTCAGGCGATTCTGGGTGCTTTTTCGGAGCTTTGGGCGGCGAAACAGACCTCTTTATACGGTGCCGCATTTTATTGgacatttcttcatttcgcCGATTTAAAATTCGTCGGAAAATCAAAGCAAAGCtggcttttgattttgacgaTATTTCTCTCTTCTACCTTTTTGGCGGGACCAGGTGTAGGCTTGATAGTAATGTGGGCGTGGAGAGAGGAAATAATGGCAAAAAAACATGTAGTCCCCGAGTAA